In Serratia sp. FDAARGOS_506, a genomic segment contains:
- the fabG gene encoding 3-oxoacyl-ACP reductase FabG has product MSFEGKIVLVTGASRGIGRAIAETFVARGAKVIGTATSESGAEAISSYLGANGKGFMLNVVDAQSIDSVLASIRAEFGEIDILVNNAGITRDNLLMRMKDDEWEDILDTNLTSVFRLSKAVMRAMMKKRFGRIITIGSVVGTMGNAGQANYAAAKAGLIGFSKSLAREVASRGITVNVVAPGFIETDMTRALTDDQRAGILSSVPANRLGDAKEIASAVAFLASDEAGYITGETLHVNGGMYMI; this is encoded by the coding sequence ATGAGCTTCGAAGGTAAAATCGTTCTGGTCACCGGCGCGAGCCGCGGTATTGGCCGAGCTATTGCAGAAACGTTTGTGGCACGCGGCGCTAAAGTGATCGGCACCGCGACCAGCGAGAGCGGCGCTGAAGCGATCAGCAGCTACCTGGGCGCAAACGGCAAAGGGTTTATGTTGAACGTTGTTGATGCGCAATCTATCGACAGCGTGCTGGCATCGATTCGCGCCGAATTTGGCGAAATCGACATTTTAGTGAATAATGCCGGCATTACGCGTGATAACCTGCTGATGCGTATGAAGGATGACGAGTGGGAGGATATCCTCGACACCAACCTGACTTCCGTATTCCGCCTGTCAAAAGCGGTAATGCGCGCTATGATGAAAAAGCGTTTTGGCCGTATCATCACCATCGGTTCCGTTGTTGGCACCATGGGTAACGCAGGGCAGGCGAACTACGCGGCGGCTAAAGCCGGCTTGATTGGTTTTAGTAAATCTTTGGCACGTGAAGTTGCTTCGCGTGGCATTACGGTCAACGTCGTGGCACCTGGCTTTATTGAGACGGACATGACACGGGCGTTGACAGATGATCAACGCGCAGGCATTTTGTCATCAGTTCCAGCCAACCGGCTGGGCGATGCTAAAGAAATCGCCAGCGCTGTTGCATTTTTGGCCTCTGATGAGGCCGGCTATATCACCGGTGAAACGTTACATGTCAATGGCGGCATGTACATGATTTAA
- the acpP gene encoding acyl carrier protein gives MSTIEERVKKIIVEQLGVKQEEVLNNASFVEDLGADSLDTVELVMALEEEFDTEIPDEEAEKITTVQAAIDFINASQQ, from the coding sequence ATGAGCACTATCGAAGAACGCGTTAAGAAAATCATTGTTGAGCAACTGGGTGTTAAACAGGAAGAAGTTTTGAACAACGCTTCTTTCGTTGAAGATCTGGGCGCTGATTCTCTTGACACCGTTGAGCTGGTAATGGCACTGGAAGAAGAATTCGACACCGAGATTCCAGACGAAGAAGCTGAGAAGATCACTACTGTTCAGGCAGCTATTGATTTCATCAACGCTAGCCAGCAGTAA
- the fabF gene encoding beta-ketoacyl-ACP synthase II: protein MSKRRVVVTGLGMLSPVGNTVESTWNALLAGQSGISLIDHFDTTAYATKFAGLVKNFNSEDFISRKDARKMDAFIQYGIAAGMQAMQDAGLDITEANATRIGAAIGSGIGGLGLIEENHSSLVNGGPRKISPFFVPSTIVNMIAGHLTIMYGMRGPSISIATACTSGVHNIGHAARIIAYNDADVMLAGGAEKASTPLGVGGFGAARALSTRNENPQAASRPWDKDRDGFVLGDGAGMMVLEEYEHAKKRGAKIYAEVVGFGMSSDAYHMTSPPENGAGAALAMENALLDAGVTPSQIGYINAHGTSTPAGDQAEAQAVKSVFGADAQRVLVSSTKSMTGHLLGAAGAIESIFTVLALRDQAVPPTINLDNPDEGCDLDFVPHEARQVSDMEYTLCNSFGFGGTNGSLIFRRV, encoded by the coding sequence GTGTCTAAGCGTCGAGTAGTTGTGACCGGACTGGGCATGTTGTCTCCTGTCGGCAATACGGTAGAGTCCACGTGGAACGCTCTTCTTGCCGGTCAGAGTGGCATCAGCCTGATCGACCATTTCGATACCACTGCCTATGCGACCAAGTTTGCTGGCCTGGTAAAGAATTTTAATTCTGAGGATTTCATCTCTCGCAAAGATGCGCGCAAGATGGACGCCTTTATCCAGTACGGTATCGCTGCCGGCATGCAAGCCATGCAGGATGCAGGGCTGGACATCACCGAGGCTAACGCCACCCGCATTGGAGCCGCGATCGGTTCCGGCATTGGCGGCCTGGGTTTGATCGAAGAAAACCACAGTTCACTGGTTAACGGTGGCCCACGGAAAATCAGTCCGTTCTTCGTGCCATCCACCATCGTGAATATGATTGCAGGCCATCTGACAATCATGTACGGCATGCGTGGCCCAAGCATTTCCATCGCCACCGCCTGTACTTCAGGTGTGCACAACATCGGCCATGCGGCGCGTATCATTGCTTACAATGATGCTGACGTGATGCTGGCCGGTGGGGCAGAGAAAGCCAGCACCCCATTGGGCGTCGGCGGCTTTGGCGCAGCGCGCGCCCTGTCCACCCGTAATGAAAACCCGCAGGCGGCGAGCCGTCCGTGGGATAAAGACCGCGACGGCTTCGTGCTGGGCGACGGCGCCGGCATGATGGTGCTGGAAGAGTACGAGCACGCAAAAAAACGCGGCGCGAAAATCTACGCCGAAGTGGTTGGCTTTGGGATGAGCAGCGATGCTTATCACATGACGTCGCCACCGGAAAATGGCGCAGGCGCTGCGCTGGCGATGGAAAATGCCTTGCTTGATGCCGGTGTGACCCCGTCACAAATCGGTTACATCAATGCACACGGCACCTCTACGCCGGCGGGCGACCAGGCGGAAGCGCAGGCGGTGAAATCCGTCTTCGGCGCCGATGCTCAGCGCGTGCTGGTGAGCTCGACCAAGTCGATGACTGGCCACCTGTTGGGTGCGGCGGGCGCGATCGAGTCTATCTTCACCGTGCTGGCGCTGCGCGATCAGGCGGTACCACCAACCATCAACCTGGATAACCCGGATGAAGGTTGCGATCTGGACTTCGTGCCTCACGAAGCGCGCCAGGTCAGCGATATGGAGTACACCCTGTGTAACTCCTTCGGCTTCGGCGGCACCAACGGCTCGCTGATTTTCCGCCGAGTGTAA
- the pabC gene encoding aminodeoxychorismate lyase, whose amino-acid sequence MYWINGQRHDALAPSDRGLQFGDGCFTTARVIDGKIELLPWHLERLQQAAQRLMLPATDWLAFEREMAQAAESIPLGVVKAILTRGSGGRGYSPTGCENPTRIVARSSYPAHYLQWREQGITLALSPVALARNPLLAGLKHLNRLEQVLIRAHLDQTAADEALVLDTAGMLVECCAANLFWRKGKAVFTPDLSQAGVAGLMRRRVIALLAESEYRLHCVSEPLATLADADEVLVSNALMPLLPVNVAQSWRYASRQLYDFLRPHC is encoded by the coding sequence ATGTATTGGATTAACGGACAACGCCACGATGCGCTGGCGCCGAGCGATCGCGGTCTGCAGTTCGGCGATGGCTGCTTTACTACCGCCCGGGTTATCGACGGTAAAATCGAGCTGTTGCCCTGGCATCTGGAACGGCTGCAGCAAGCGGCGCAGCGGCTGATGCTGCCCGCCACCGATTGGCTGGCTTTCGAGCGGGAGATGGCGCAGGCGGCCGAATCAATTCCGCTCGGCGTGGTCAAAGCGATACTGACGCGCGGCAGCGGCGGGCGGGGCTACAGCCCGACGGGATGTGAAAATCCGACGCGCATCGTAGCCCGCAGCAGCTACCCCGCGCACTATTTGCAATGGCGCGAGCAGGGCATCACGCTTGCGCTCAGCCCGGTAGCGCTGGCGCGCAATCCGCTGCTGGCGGGGTTGAAACACTTGAACCGTCTGGAGCAGGTGCTGATCCGCGCGCATCTTGACCAGACGGCCGCCGACGAGGCGCTGGTGCTTGACACTGCCGGTATGCTGGTGGAATGCTGTGCGGCTAATTTGTTCTGGCGTAAGGGAAAAGCGGTGTTTACCCCAGACCTGAGTCAGGCGGGTGTCGCGGGCCTGATGCGGCGGCGGGTGATCGCGCTGCTGGCGGAGTCGGAATACCGTCTTCACTGCGTCAGTGAACCGTTGGCAACGTTGGCCGATGCCGACGAAGTCCTGGTGAGCAACGCGTTGATGCCGCTGCTGCCGGTAAACGTTGCACAATCATGGCGTTATGCTTCGCGCCAGCTGTATGATTTTTTGCGTCCACACTGTTAA
- the mltG gene encoding endolytic transglycosylase MltG translates to MKKRKLKVLSVIVVLALALLFWGYQKIERFADTPLAIQQETIFKLPAGTGRVALEGLLVRDKLVRNGRWFQWLLKLEPELAEFKAGTYRFTPGMTVRQMLKLLASGKEAQFTARFIEGSRLRDWQQVLQQSKYLKHTLAGKSEAEIAAALGMPAGETPEGHLYPDTYQYTAGMSDIALLKRAHVRMNKALQVAWAGRDTSLPYKTPEELLTMASIVEKETAVPEERSKVASVFVNRLRIGMRLQTDPTVIYGMGESYNGNITRKDLETPTPYNTYVIAGLPPTPIAMPGEASLQAAANPAKTPYLYFVADGKGGHTFTTNLASHNQAVRVYRQALKEKNEK, encoded by the coding sequence ATGAAGAAAAGAAAGCTGAAGGTCCTGTCTGTTATTGTTGTTCTGGCATTGGCGCTGCTGTTTTGGGGCTACCAGAAGATCGAACGCTTTGCCGATACGCCGCTGGCTATCCAGCAAGAAACCATCTTCAAACTGCCGGCCGGCACCGGCCGGGTGGCGCTGGAAGGGCTATTGGTGCGCGATAAACTGGTGCGCAATGGCCGCTGGTTCCAGTGGCTGCTGAAATTGGAGCCGGAATTGGCGGAGTTTAAAGCCGGTACCTACCGGTTCACGCCGGGCATGACGGTGCGTCAGATGCTGAAACTGTTGGCCAGCGGCAAAGAGGCACAGTTCACCGCGCGCTTTATCGAGGGTTCACGCCTGCGTGACTGGCAGCAGGTGCTGCAGCAGTCCAAATACCTGAAACACACCCTGGCGGGCAAGAGCGAAGCGGAGATCGCCGCTGCGCTCGGCATGCCTGCGGGAGAAACCCCGGAAGGGCATTTGTACCCGGATACCTATCAGTATACTGCCGGCATGAGCGACATTGCGCTGCTCAAACGCGCACACGTGCGCATGAACAAAGCGCTGCAGGTGGCCTGGGCCGGCCGCGACACCAGCCTGCCGTACAAAACGCCGGAAGAGCTGCTGACCATGGCCTCGATCGTTGAGAAAGAGACCGCTGTGCCGGAAGAGCGCAGTAAGGTAGCGTCGGTGTTCGTCAACCGCTTGCGTATCGGCATGCGCCTGCAGACCGATCCAACGGTGATTTACGGCATGGGCGAAAGCTATAATGGCAACATCACGCGCAAGGATCTGGAGACGCCGACGCCGTACAACACCTATGTGATCGCCGGCCTGCCGCCAACGCCGATCGCTATGCCGGGTGAGGCCTCGTTGCAGGCGGCCGCCAATCCGGCCAAAACGCCTTATCTCTATTTTGTCGCCGACGGCAAGGGTGGGCATACCTTCACCACCAATCTGGCGAGCCATAACCAGGCGGTGCGCGTGTACCGTCAGGCGTTAAAGGAAAAGAATGAAAAGTAA
- the tmk gene encoding dTMP kinase, giving the protein MKSKFVVIEGLEGAGKTTARDTVVNVLREHGVSDIVFTREPGGTPLAEKLRDLFKRGIDGELPTIKAEVLMLYAARVQLVETVIKPALARGAWVVGDRHDLSSQAYQGGGRGVDPQLMSSLRDTVLGDFRPDLTVYLDLPPLVGLQRAQARGQLDRIEQEALPFFERTRTRYLELAAQDKTIVTVDAAQPLEQVTAAIRDCVGHWLRQQEGA; this is encoded by the coding sequence ATGAAAAGTAAATTCGTTGTTATCGAAGGGCTGGAAGGCGCGGGCAAAACCACCGCGCGCGACACGGTGGTCAATGTGCTGCGCGAACACGGCGTCAGCGACATCGTCTTTACTCGCGAACCGGGCGGTACGCCGCTGGCGGAAAAGCTGCGCGATCTGTTCAAGCGTGGCATCGACGGCGAATTGCCGACCATCAAGGCTGAAGTATTGATGCTGTACGCCGCGCGCGTGCAGCTTGTGGAAACCGTGATCAAACCGGCCCTGGCGCGCGGCGCCTGGGTGGTGGGCGATCGCCACGATCTCTCTTCACAGGCTTACCAGGGGGGCGGCCGTGGCGTGGACCCACAGCTGATGAGCTCGCTGCGCGACACCGTGCTGGGGGATTTTCGCCCGGATTTGACGGTGTATCTCGATCTGCCGCCGCTGGTCGGCCTGCAGCGCGCACAGGCGCGCGGTCAGTTGGATCGCATCGAACAGGAGGCGCTGCCGTTCTTCGAGCGCACTCGCACTCGCTATCTCGAGCTGGCGGCGCAGGATAAAACCATCGTCACCGTCGACGCCGCCCAGCCGCTGGAGCAGGTGACCGCGGCGATCCGCGACTGCGTTGGCCACTGGCTGCGGCAGCAGGAAGGCGCATAA
- the holB gene encoding DNA polymerase III subunit delta': MNWYPWLNGPYRQLVGQYADGRGHHALLLHAAAGNGDDALAYGLSRWLICQQRNGEKSCGECHSCRLMLAGNHPDYHVLAPEKGKSSLGIEPIRQVIETLYAHAQQGGAKVIWLPQAELLTEAAANALLKTLEEPPEKTYFLLGCREPSRLMATLRSRCLYWHLASPDEQLSLQWLGRQAAGSQTDRLTALRLHDGAPLAAEQLLQPQQWQQRSALCAALSVALPQRDMLSLLPVLNHEDVAERLHWLCALLVDAMKWQQGAHQYVLNQDQQPLVHQLASLLSSVSLQQIVQQWLNCRHQLLSVVGVNRELLLTEQLLRWEQMLGAAGYSQPQSL; this comes from the coding sequence ATGAACTGGTACCCGTGGCTAAACGGCCCTTATCGCCAGCTGGTTGGGCAGTACGCCGACGGCCGCGGCCATCATGCGCTGCTGCTGCACGCGGCGGCGGGCAACGGTGACGATGCGCTGGCCTACGGCCTGAGCCGCTGGTTGATCTGCCAGCAGCGCAACGGCGAAAAAAGCTGCGGTGAGTGCCACAGCTGTCGGCTGATGCTGGCGGGCAACCACCCGGATTATCACGTGCTGGCGCCGGAAAAGGGCAAGAGCAGCCTGGGCATTGAGCCGATCCGTCAGGTGATTGAAACGCTATACGCCCACGCGCAGCAGGGGGGCGCTAAAGTGATTTGGCTGCCGCAGGCGGAACTGCTGACCGAGGCGGCGGCCAACGCGCTGCTTAAAACGCTGGAGGAGCCGCCGGAGAAAACCTATTTTCTGCTGGGTTGCCGTGAGCCGTCGCGACTGATGGCGACGCTGCGCAGCCGCTGCCTGTACTGGCATTTGGCCAGCCCGGATGAACAACTCAGCCTGCAGTGGCTGGGCCGACAGGCGGCCGGCTCTCAGACGGATCGCCTCACAGCGCTGCGCCTGCACGATGGCGCGCCGCTGGCCGCCGAACAGCTGTTGCAGCCGCAGCAGTGGCAACAGCGCAGCGCCCTGTGCGCCGCGTTGAGCGTCGCGTTGCCGCAGCGCGATATGCTGTCGCTGCTGCCGGTGCTGAACCATGAAGACGTCGCCGAGCGCCTGCACTGGCTGTGCGCGCTACTGGTGGACGCGATGAAGTGGCAGCAGGGCGCGCATCAGTATGTATTGAACCAGGATCAGCAGCCGCTGGTGCATCAGTTGGCCAGCCTGCTGAGCAGCGTTTCGCTGCAGCAGATCGTGCAGCAGTGGCTGAACTGTCGCCATCAGCTGCTCAGCGTGGTGGGCGTCAACCGCGAGCTGCTGCTGACCGAACAGTTACTTCGCTGGGAACAGATGCTTGGCGCCGCCGGCTATTCCCAACCTCAATCGCTGTAA
- a CDS encoding metal-dependent hydrolase, producing the protein MLLVDSHCHLDGLDYQTLHQNVDDALAKAKARDVGYVLAVATTLPGYRSMTELIGKRNDVAFSCGVHPLNLEEGYDYAELRRLAAAEQVVALGETGLDYFYQKDNLELQQDSFREHIRIGRDLNKPVIVHTRDARADTLAILREENAQDCSGVLHCFTEDLATAEALLDLGFYISFSGIVTFRNAEQLREVARYVPLDRILVETDSPYLAPVPHRGKENQPAYVRDVAEYMAVLKGVSLEQLAEATTANFSRLFHLDL; encoded by the coding sequence ATGTTGTTAGTCGATTCTCATTGCCACCTTGACGGCCTGGATTACCAAACGCTGCACCAGAATGTGGACGATGCACTGGCTAAAGCCAAAGCGCGTGACGTCGGCTATGTGCTGGCGGTCGCCACCACGCTGCCGGGCTACCGTTCCATGACCGAACTGATCGGCAAGCGCAACGACGTGGCCTTCTCCTGTGGGGTGCATCCGCTCAATTTGGAAGAAGGTTATGATTACGCCGAGCTGCGCCGCCTGGCGGCGGCGGAGCAGGTGGTGGCGCTGGGGGAGACCGGGCTCGATTATTTCTACCAGAAAGACAACCTCGAACTGCAACAGGACTCTTTCCGCGAACATATCCGCATTGGCCGGGATCTGAACAAGCCGGTGATTGTCCACACCCGCGATGCGCGTGCGGATACGCTGGCGATCCTGCGTGAAGAAAACGCACAAGACTGCAGCGGCGTGCTGCACTGCTTCACCGAAGATCTGGCTACGGCCGAAGCCCTGCTGGATCTGGGGTTCTACATCTCCTTCTCCGGCATCGTGACCTTCCGCAACGCCGAGCAGCTGCGCGAAGTGGCCCGCTACGTACCGCTGGATCGCATTCTGGTGGAAACCGATTCGCCCTATCTGGCGCCGGTGCCGCATCGCGGCAAAGAAAACCAACCCGCCTATGTGCGCGATGTGGCTGAATACATGGCGGTATTGAAGGGCGTCAGCCTGGAACAACTGGCCGAAGCGACCACCGCCAACTTTTCACGCTTATTTCACCTCGATCTGTGA
- the ptsG gene encoding PTS glucose transporter subunit IIBC: MFKNAFANLQKVGKSLMLPVSVLPIAGILLGVGSANFSWLPAVVSHVMAEAGGSVFANMPLIFAIGVALGFTNNDGVSALAAVVAYGIMVKTMAVVAPLVLHLPAEEIAAKHLADTGVLGGIISGAIAAYMFNRFFRIQLPEYLGFFAGKRFVPIISGLAAIVLGVVLSFIWPPIGTAIQTFSQWAAYQNPVVAFGIYGVVERALVPFGLHHIWNVPFQMQIGEFTNAAGQVFHGDIPRYMAGDPTAGKLSGGFLFKMYGLPAAAIAIWHSAKPENRAKVGGIMISAALTSFLTGITEPIEFSFMFVAPILYVIHAILAGLAFPICILLGMRDGTSFSHGLIDFIVLSGNSSKIWLFPIVGIVYGLVYYTIFRVLIAKLDLKTPGREDTAAEQTAQGGSEMSAALVQAFGGKENITNLDACITRLRVSVADVSKVDQAGLKKLGAAGVVVAGSGVQAIFGTKSDNLKTDMDEYIRNH; this comes from the coding sequence ATGTTCAAGAACGCATTTGCAAACCTGCAAAAAGTAGGTAAATCGCTCATGCTGCCGGTGTCCGTGTTGCCTATCGCAGGTATCCTGCTGGGCGTCGGCTCCGCCAACTTTAGCTGGCTACCTGCGGTAGTCTCCCACGTGATGGCGGAAGCGGGCGGTTCGGTCTTCGCCAACATGCCGCTGATTTTCGCCATCGGCGTTGCCTTGGGCTTCACCAACAACGACGGCGTTTCCGCGCTGGCGGCGGTGGTGGCCTACGGCATCATGGTGAAAACCATGGCGGTGGTTGCGCCGCTGGTGCTGCACCTGCCGGCTGAAGAGATTGCGGCCAAACACCTGGCGGATACCGGTGTGCTCGGGGGGATTATCTCCGGCGCCATCGCGGCCTATATGTTCAACCGCTTCTTCCGCATTCAACTGCCGGAATATCTGGGCTTCTTTGCCGGTAAGCGTTTCGTGCCGATCATTTCCGGTCTGGCGGCGATCGTTCTGGGCGTAGTGCTGTCCTTCATCTGGCCGCCGATCGGTACGGCTATCCAGACCTTCTCGCAGTGGGCGGCTTATCAGAACCCGGTCGTGGCCTTCGGCATCTACGGCGTGGTTGAGCGTGCTCTGGTGCCGTTCGGTCTGCACCACATCTGGAACGTACCGTTCCAAATGCAAATCGGTGAATTCACCAACGCGGCGGGCCAGGTATTCCACGGTGATATCCCTCGCTACATGGCGGGTGACCCAACCGCGGGCAAACTGTCCGGCGGCTTCCTGTTCAAAATGTACGGTCTGCCTGCGGCGGCCATTGCCATCTGGCATTCGGCCAAACCGGAAAACCGCGCGAAAGTCGGCGGCATCATGATCTCTGCCGCGTTGACCTCGTTCCTGACCGGTATCACCGAGCCGATCGAGTTCTCCTTCATGTTCGTCGCGCCGATCCTGTACGTGATCCACGCTATCCTGGCCGGCCTGGCGTTCCCAATCTGCATCCTGTTGGGCATGCGTGACGGTACCAGCTTCTCGCACGGCCTGATCGACTTTATCGTTCTGAGCGGCAACAGCAGCAAAATCTGGCTGTTCCCAATCGTCGGCATTGTCTACGGTCTGGTGTACTACACCATCTTCCGCGTGCTGATCGCCAAGCTGGATCTGAAAACCCCGGGCCGTGAAGACACCGCTGCCGAGCAGACTGCGCAGGGCGGTTCCGAAATGTCCGCAGCGCTGGTTCAGGCCTTCGGCGGTAAAGAAAACATCACTAACCTGGATGCTTGCATCACCCGTCTGCGCGTCAGCGTGGCCGACGTGTCCAAAGTTGACCAGGCGGGTCTGAAGAAACTGGGCGCAGCCGGCGTCGTCGTCGCTGGCTCCGGCGTGCAGGCCATCTTCGGCACCAAGTCCGACAACCTGAAAACCGATATGGACGAATACATCCGTAATCACTGA
- a CDS encoding DUF4180 domain-containing protein, with product MSYAMQQIHDLRLVVFAEAGPLLKDENDVSLFIAPAFEHDAGMIALPVNRLPAAFFQLRSGVAGAVLQKFINYRLRVALLGDITPWLAQSNALQDFVREANRGEQVWFLPSLAELEQRLGA from the coding sequence ATGAGCTATGCCATGCAGCAAATCCACGATCTGCGCCTGGTGGTTTTCGCCGAAGCCGGGCCGCTGTTGAAAGACGAAAATGACGTCAGCCTGTTTATCGCACCCGCCTTTGAACACGATGCCGGGATGATTGCCCTCCCCGTCAACCGCCTCCCCGCCGCCTTCTTCCAGCTAAGAAGCGGCGTGGCCGGTGCCGTATTGCAAAAATTCATCAACTACCGCCTGCGCGTGGCGCTGCTGGGCGATATCACTCCCTGGCTGGCGCAAAGCAACGCGCTGCAAGACTTCGTGCGTGAAGCCAATCGCGGCGAACAGGTCTGGTTCCTCCCTTCCCTCGCCGAACTCGAACAGCGCCTTGGCGCCTGA
- the mntR gene encoding manganese-binding transcriptional regulator MntR: MVTRAPDNADRHAQTDMPDEAEHALRFSRAREAQSNALIEDYVELIADLLQSTREARTTDIARRFGVSHPTAIKNIARLKSAGLVESRPYRGVFLTEEGEQLAQKVRRRHRIVVDLLMCLGVPSETAELDSEGIEHHISDETLAVFEHYLQQHTKS; encoded by the coding sequence ATGGTTACCCGCGCGCCAGATAACGCCGACCGCCACGCCCAGACCGACATGCCGGACGAGGCCGAGCACGCCCTGCGTTTTAGCCGCGCCCGCGAAGCGCAGTCCAATGCGCTGATCGAAGATTACGTCGAGCTGATCGCCGATTTGCTGCAAAGCACCCGCGAAGCCAGAACCACCGATATCGCACGCCGCTTCGGCGTGTCTCACCCGACGGCGATCAAAAATATCGCGCGATTGAAAAGCGCCGGGCTGGTGGAGTCGCGCCCTTATCGCGGGGTGTTTTTAACGGAAGAAGGCGAGCAGTTGGCGCAGAAGGTGCGCCGCCGTCACCGTATCGTGGTCGATCTGCTGATGTGCCTCGGGGTGCCGAGCGAAACCGCCGAGCTGGACAGCGAAGGAATTGAACACCATATCTCGGACGAAACGCTGGCGGTGTTCGAACATTACCTACAGCAACACACCAAGTCCTAA
- a CDS encoding Nramp family divalent metal transporter, with the protein MRDAATTPSLTERTNIAIGAALAGRKRGAFTPLLFAGPAVIASIAYMDPGNFATNIQAGAKYGYSLLWVVVMANLIAMLFQALSAKLGIVTNRNLAEMCRDQFSRPVVIGMWLLSEVAAMATDLAEFLGGAIALALLFHMPLLAGMGVTAVITYALLMVEKKGFRPVELMIGGLVGIIALCYLVEMFIVPVDWQAAGIGMVTPQLPDAQALTIAVGIIGATVMPHAIFLHSGLTQHRSPASDNGERRKLLRFSNIEVVIALALAGLVNIAMVIMASSAFHAGNSDVAEIGTAYHTLTPLFGAAAAGIFLASLIASGISSSVVGTMAGQMIMQGFVGFRIPVWVRRLVTMVPAFIVVAMGVNATDALVYSQVVLSLALPAPMIALVMFTRRRDIMGEFANGRWTSLTAVVGTVVIVLLNVVLLLQTFGVEIPGLG; encoded by the coding sequence ATGCGTGATGCGGCAACCACTCCATCATTAACCGAACGGACCAACATTGCGATTGGCGCCGCCCTTGCCGGACGCAAGCGTGGCGCCTTTACGCCGTTGCTGTTCGCCGGCCCGGCGGTGATTGCCTCTATTGCTTATATGGATCCCGGTAACTTCGCCACCAACATTCAGGCCGGTGCGAAATACGGCTACAGCCTGCTGTGGGTGGTGGTGATGGCCAACCTGATCGCCATGCTATTCCAGGCGCTGTCGGCCAAGCTGGGCATCGTCACCAACCGTAATCTGGCGGAGATGTGCCGCGATCAGTTTTCACGGCCGGTAGTGATCGGTATGTGGCTGCTCAGCGAAGTGGCGGCAATGGCCACCGATCTGGCGGAGTTTCTCGGCGGAGCGATCGCCTTGGCGCTGCTGTTCCATATGCCGCTGTTGGCGGGGATGGGGGTGACGGCGGTGATCACCTATGCGCTGTTGATGGTGGAAAAGAAAGGTTTCCGCCCGGTTGAACTGATGATCGGCGGCCTGGTGGGCATCATCGCGCTGTGTTACCTGGTGGAGATGTTCATCGTACCGGTGGATTGGCAGGCGGCCGGGATCGGCATGGTGACGCCGCAGTTGCCGGATGCACAGGCGCTGACCATCGCCGTCGGCATTATCGGCGCCACCGTGATGCCGCACGCCATTTTCCTGCATTCGGGGCTGACTCAGCACCGCAGCCCGGCCAGCGATAACGGCGAGCGGCGCAAGCTGCTGCGCTTCTCCAATATTGAGGTGGTGATTGCGTTGGCGCTTGCCGGGCTGGTGAATATCGCGATGGTGATTATGGCCTCTAGCGCCTTCCACGCCGGGAACAGCGACGTGGCCGAAATTGGCACCGCCTACCATACGCTGACGCCGCTGTTCGGCGCGGCGGCCGCCGGCATCTTCCTCGCGTCGTTGATCGCCTCCGGCATTTCCAGCTCGGTGGTGGGCACCATGGCCGGGCAAATGATCATGCAGGGCTTCGTCGGTTTCCGCATCCCGGTGTGGGTACGCCGCCTGGTGACCATGGTGCCGGCGTTTATCGTGGTGGCGATGGGCGTCAATGCCACCGATGCGCTGGTCTACAGCCAGGTGGTGCTGAGCCTGGCGCTGCCGGCGCCGATGATCGCGCTGGTGATGTTCACCCGCCGCCGCGACATTATGGGCGAGTTCGCCAACGGCCGCTGGACCAGCCTGACGGCGGTGGTCGGCACGGTGGTGATCGTGCTGCTCAACGTGGTGCTGCTGTTGCAGACCTTCGGCGTCGAGATCCCTGGACTGGGGTGA